Genomic window (Streptomyces sp. LX-29):
AGTCCTCGAATCCGGTGGCGCGCAGATACGGTTCGACGACCGTGGACCACCAGTGCGTGCGATCGTTGGGCATGCCGTACACGAAGCCGACGAGGCGGCCGGTGTCGGTGGTGGCGCCCAGTGCGCGCGCCCCGGGGCTGGTGAGATGGCGCAGCACGATGTGGCGTCGTACGCCGACCTCCTCCTCCGTGAGGCCGAAGGCGAGCGCCTGCACGGCGAGGGCGTCGTCCACCCGTGCGGCGAGATCGAGTGGCCCGACGACGACGTCATCCATGGCGGCACCCTACTGGGCCGCGACCGGCCGTGGATCGGAACAGCGCGCCGGGGGAGGACGGGGGGCAGGACGGGAATGAGGGCGGGGT
Coding sequences:
- a CDS encoding GNAT family N-acetyltransferase, encoding MDDVVVGPLDLAARVDDALAVQALAFGLTEEEVGVRRHIVLRHLTSPGARALGATTDTGRLVGFVYGMPNDRTHWWSTVVEPYLRATGFEDWLSDSFVITELHVHPAYQNRGIGRSLITTITDGASEPRSILSAIDTESPARALYRSLGYRDLARAVVFPSAPSPYAVMGAWLPLHRHL